A genomic window from Phocoena sinus isolate mPhoSin1 chromosome 20, mPhoSin1.pri, whole genome shotgun sequence includes:
- the PSMB6 gene encoding proteasome subunit beta type-6, with protein sequence MAATLVAARGARPAPAWGPEAITPDWENREVSTGTTIMAVQFEGGVVLGADSRTTTGSYIANRVTDKLTPIHDRIFCCRSGSAADTQAVADAVTYQLGFHSIELNEPPLVHTAASLFKEMCYRYREDLMAGIIIAGWDPQEGGQVYSVPMGGMMVRQSFAIGGSGSSYIYGYVDATYREGMTKEECLQFTANALALAMERDGSSGGVIRLAAIAESGVERQVLLGDQIPKFTIATLPPP encoded by the exons ATGGCGGCCACCTTAGTAGCTGCTCGGGGAGCGCGGCCAGCACCAGCCTGGGGGCCTGAGGCCATTACCCCCGACTGGGAAAACCGAGAAGTTTCAACAGGG aCCACTATCATGGCCGTGCAATTTGAAGGGGGCGTGGTTCTAGGAGCCGACTCCAGAACAACCACTGG GTCGTACATCGCCAATCGAGTGACTGACAAGCTGACCCCTATTCACGACCGTATTTTTTGCTGCCGCTCAGGCTCAGCCGCTGATACCCAGGCAGTAGCTGACGCAGTCACTTATCAGCTTGGTTTCCACAG CATCGAGCTGAATGAGCCTCCGCTGGTACACACGGCAGCCAGCCTCTTTAAGGAGATGTGTTACCGATACCGAGAAGACCTGATGGCAGGAATCATCATTGCGGGCTGGGACCCCCAAGAAGGGGGGCAG GTGTATTCGGTACCCATGGGGGGTATGATGGTAAGACAGTCCTTTGCCATCGGGGGCTCCGGGAGTTCCTATATCTATGGCTATGTCGATGCTACCTACCGGGAGGGCATGACCAAGGAAGAATGTCTGCAATTCACTGCCAATG CTCTCGCTTTGGCCATGGAGCGGGATGGCTCCAGCGGAGGGGTGATCCGCCTGGCAGCCATTGCGGAATCAGGGGTAGAGCGGCAGGTACTTTTGGGA